In the Paramisgurnus dabryanus chromosome 5, PD_genome_1.1, whole genome shotgun sequence genome, one interval contains:
- the LOC141282211 gene encoding uncharacterized protein: MNLTEPLQSVFSVHHSTESALIKVLDDILLAVDKVKSSFYQPRIISRIKPFLEFKDLERVIHAFITSRLDYCNSLYFGLPQSSIKRLQMVQNAAARLLTGAKKSDHVTPILASLHWLPVHFRVQFKILLFVFKARNGQAPSYIKNLITPCSSSRSLRPTDKALLALPWSRLKTKGDRAFSIAAFSIPVSGINCHWTSALHLLL; this comes from the exons ATGAATCTTACTGAACCTCTACAATCTGTTTTTTCTGTCCATCATAGCACTGAGTCTGCTTTGATTAAAGTACTTGATGATATTTTACTAGCAGTTGATAAAG TTAAAAGCAGTTTTTATCAGCCAAGGATTATTTCAAGAATAAAACCATTCCTGGAGTTTAAAGACCTCGAAAGGGTTATTCACGCATTCATTACTTCTCGTCTTGATTATTGCAATTCTTTATATTTTGGTTTACCTCAGTCATCCATCAAACGTTTACAGATGGTACAGAATGCTGCTGCAAGGCTGCTGACCGGGGCAAAGAAGTCAGATCACGTTACACCAATTTTAGCTTCTCTTCATTGGCTGCCTGTTCATTTTAGAGTTCAATTTAAAattcttttatttgtttttaaggcTCGTAATGGCCAAGCCCCATCTTATATTAAGAATTTAATAACTCCCTGTTCATCCTCCAGATCACTAAGGCCCACAGATAAGGCTCTTTTAGCACTTCCTTGGTCTCGACTGAAAACAAAGGGTGATAGAGCTTTTTCAATTGCTGCTTTTTCAATCCCCGTCTCTGGAATCAATTGCCACTGGACATCCGCCTTGCATCTTCTGTTGTAA